Sequence from the Paenibacillus riograndensis SBR5 genome:
ATCTGTTGTTCAGTTCTCATACGGGAAGCCTCCTGGCAGTAATGAATAATAGTACTATGAGACATTATAACGGATAGATGGGGGTAATAAAAATGAGCATCAATGTGAAGCAGCTCGCAGCAGAAAAGGCAGTGGAATATGTGGTCGACGGGATGAAGGTGGGGCTGGGTACCGGTTCTACAGCATACTGGGCCATCCGCAAGCTGGGTGAACGCGTACAAGAAGGGCTGAAGATCACCGCTGTCGCAACTTCTGTAGCCTCGGAAGAGCAGGCCCGCGAGCTGGGTATCCCTCTGGTCAGTTTCGGTGATATTGATGGTCTTGATCTGACCATTGACGGGGCCGATGAGCTGAATCACGACCTGGAGCTGATCAAAGGCGGCGGCGGGGCGCTGCTGCGTGAGAAGATCGTCGCCCGGGGCAGCAAGCGGATGATCGTGGTGGCGGACGAGAGCAAGGCTGTCGGTATGCTCGGGCAATTTCCGCTCCCGGTCGAGATTGTTCCTTTTGCCTGGGAATGGACCGTCGCTGATCTGGCCAAGCTGGGCTGCACAGTGGAGCTGCGGCGCAGCGGGGACGGGCTGTACAAGACCGACAATGGCAATTACATTGCGGACTGCCGGTTCGGAACGATTGCTTCAGCATCTGAACTCGCGGCGTCCTTGCAGAACATCACCGGTGTGGTTGAACACGGGCTGTTCATTGGCATTGCTGCTCTGGCGATTATCGGCAAACAGGATGGCAGCATTGAAATTATTGAGCGTGAACACGGCGAGTAACAGGCAGAAGCAGGGGAACCCCCGCCCGAGAAGCGGAAAGAGGCATACACCGGCGCAGCCGGGAAGATTAGGCAGGGCAATGCTGCTGATCCTGCTAATCGCGTATAGTGCCGCACTGGTGTACTGGATGTTTATCGGGTTTGGACGGTCGGTACACACGGACGGGCCTTTCCGCTACAACCTGGAGCCGCTGCGAACCATCAAACTGTACTTTGATCTGGATAACGGAGTTTCTTTCCCTCGAAGGCTAATTAATCTGCTGGGCAATGTTATTGTCTTTGTGCCATTTGGTGTTCTGCTGCCTTTATTAAGGAAAAGCCTGCGCTCTGTGCTTGCACTGCTCTTCGTCTCGGCTTTGGGCATACTGTTGCTGGAGACGATGCAGATGCTGCTTCGGGTCGGCAGCTTTGACATTGACGATTTGCTGCTTAATCTGGCGGGCGTTTTGTGCGGGTACATCCTGCTTTGGAGCGTGTTTTTAAAAGGTAAAAGGTAAGCCGGAGTGTTGAGTTTCAAAATGAGGATATAGCGGAATTATGGAGAGGAGCAAGTCTGCAAATGCTGGTAGATTTGAAACAGCGTACGGATACGGATGAAGTGAAGGAGCTGCTGGCTTACGCCGTCATCGATGAGCCGGATGCGCTGTGGCGCACTTCGGTGGAGTATGGCAGCAAGGCAGCGCTGCAGCTTTTTGGATGGGAAGAGGAAGGTTTGCTCATAGGACTGGTGGGTTTTGAGGAAACCGAAGATGGCTCGCTGGAAATCCGCCACATCGCTGTGCTCCCGGAGAACAGGGGCAAAGGCTATGCGCGGGGGATCATTCTGGAGCTGCTGGCCGCCCGCAACCCGCGGTATCTGCTGGCGGAGACGGAAGACGAGATTGCCGCAGATTTTTACCGGAACCTGGGCTTTATGGTTTACAGCCTTGGGGAGAGTCCGGCCGGTATTGAAATGTTCCGCTGTGTCTATGAGGTTGAAGAAGACGAGGATGAGGATTAAAGAACACTGTGTGAATGTGCTTAGAGCGCAGCGGCAGCATCAGGTACAAGCCATTTCGCATTGCTATAATGCGGGGTGGCTTTTTTTGTCTGATTCGACTAAAGGTCGAATGCAGACCGGAAATAACGGCAGAAATGCCTTTGTGGAGGCGCTGAAGGCTGGTATGTTTTTATTGATGGAAACAATACAATGTAAAAAAAAGCGGATCCTGAAAGCTGGATGATAGTTAAGCAAGGAGCTCCACTGTACGTTGGAATGAGAGGTAAAAATGCCTTTGAATTTGGAGCAAACGGGTAAAAGGGAGGAATGAGAGGTAAAAGTACCCTTGATTTGTCCAAAAGCGGGCAGCTGAAGGAAATGAGAGGTAAAAATGCCTTTGAATTTGAAGCAAACGGGTAAAAGGGGGGAATGAGAGGTAAAAGTACCCTTGATTTGTCCAAAAGTGGGCTACGGTGTGAATTAAGAGGTAAAAGTGCTTTTGAATCTGGCGCAAGCGGGCTGATGAGCGGAATGAGAGGTAAAAGTGCCTTTTGACCTCAGGTGAGTGGTTCTCACACATTAGGTGTTTACTCTTGTAACTCTTTTGCGGGAGTTGTTGTCGTGATATTGGTTTGTCCTACTGATCCGATGCTGAAAACGGATTGACTTTTTGGGCAGCAGCTCATATAGTTTTACTGTGAAACTATTCAAGAGACGAACTATTATTCAATGCGGGGAGGTGAGGGACTATGAAAGGAGAGCCACAGCATTGGATTGACCGCTACATAGATGCTTATATGGGGGTAACCCGGCAGATTAATGCGCAGATCAAAGACAACATGGCTGAATGCCTGACCAATGATCAATTTCTGATTATGCGGCTGATCAACAGCCAGGAGCCTTGTACCTCCACTTTTTTAGCGGAGGCAGTTGCAGTGGGGAAAAGCTCCATTACTGCGATTATCAATAGGCTGGCGGAGGCCGGGTTTATTGAGCGGACCCGGGATGAGAACGACCGCCGGCAAGTCTATTTGTCGCTGACTGAGAAGGGCAAAAGCACCTATCATGCGGCGGAGAAGCAGGTACAGGAGGTTATTTCTCCTTATTTCTCCCACTTTGAGGAGCAGGATATCGAGAAATTCATCACGATGTTTGAGAAGCTGGCCTTATTAATGCAGGAGACAGGGGGGAGAAACAATTGAAGACTGTACTTAAAGCAAGATGGGCCATTATAGCCGTATGGCTTGCCGCGGCGGTTGTGTTATTTATGACTGCTCCGGGCATGTCTGATCTGGTGCGTGAGAAGGGGCAGATCTCCGTTCCGGACGGCTATACTTCTACCAGGGCTGCTGAAATCATGAAGGAGGTTGCCGACGCTAAGGGCGGGGAGACGCTGCATCAAGTCGCGTTAGTTTTTAACAAGCCGGATGGGCTTGCCGCTGAAGATACAGAGAGCATTAAACAAGGGGTCGAGAAGCTTGCGGCGGAGAAGGAGGCGCTCAAAATTGACTCGATCACCGATCCTTTTTCCCAGGCGGAATTGAAGGACACTCTTATCGCCAAGGACGGCAAAACGATCATGGTCGCACTGATGGTGAACGGCGGGGAAGAAGCTGTCAAACAATTGCCGGACCAGGTGGATAAGCTGCTTAGCGGCGTTAGTGCAGATCATTATTTGACCAGTGAGGGGCTTATTACCGAGGATACCATTGTCAGTTCGGAAGCCGGGCTGAAGAAATCGGAATACATTACCGTTATCTTCATTTTGCTGATTTTGTTCGTTGTGTTCCGGTCCTTCGTCGCACCGTTTGTGCCGCTGTTGACCGTGGGACTGAGCTATATTGTATCGCAGTCTATAGTGGCCTTCCTGGTGGACCGGTTTGATTTCCCCTTATCGACCTTTACGCAGATCTTTATGGTCGCCGTAATGTTCGGGATCGGGACGGATTACTGCATTTTGCTGATCAGCCGGTTCAAGGAAGAACTGGCCACTGCGGAGGACACCCGTAGTGCTATTATATCTACTTACCGCAAGGCGGGAGGTACGGTATTCTATTCAGGGCTTGCCGTATTTGTCGGTTTCCTGGCCATCGGGTTGTCCAAGTTCATGCTCTACCGTTCTGCGGTGGCGGTGGCGGTAGGGATTGCCGTAATGCTGCTGGCGCTTGTGACCGTAGTTCCATTCTTCATGGCGGTGCTGGGCAAAAAGCTGTTCTGGCCGTCAAGCAGCAAGCTGGAGCACAGTGAGAGCGGGATTTGGGGCGCAGCGGGTTCTTTTTCTCTAAAAAGACCCTGGGCGGCGCTGCTGATTGTGGCGGTGGTGGTGGTTCCTTTCCTGCTGACCTACAGCGGCAAGCTGAGCTTCAACAGCATGGATGAAATTGGACCCGGCTATGCCTCGGTCAAAGGCTTCAACATTATCTCTGACAGCTTCGGTCCGGGTGAGTCCATGCCCGGCAAGATTGTGATCAAAAATGATGACCGCATGGATACCTCCGAATACATGGGATTAGCGGAAAAGATCAGCCGTGAGCTGGAGAAGGTGGATGGCGTCAAAGCGGTCCGCAGCATGTCCCGCCCAACCGGGGAGCAAATCAATGACTTCCTGATCCCGACTCAAGTGGCTGCGCTCACCGACGGCCTCAGCCAGAGCAATGAAGGGCTGACCAAGATCCAGTCAGGTCTTGAGGAAGCCAGCAAGCAGCTGAAAGGAAACGAGCCTAAGCTGAATGAAGCCGTATCGGGCAGCGCGAAGCTGACAGAAGGCACGGCTGAGCTGAAAAAAGGCATCGATGCGCTGGGCGACGGCCTGTCGCGCATCGAGCGCGGCATCAAAAGCGGCTCCTCAGGAGCCGGTGAGATCAAAGCAGGGCTGGCCCAGGCGGCGGCCAGCGCCAAGCAGCTGGCCGATGCCAATGCAGCACTGCTGGCAGGCTACCAGAAAATCGGTGCAGGTCTGACTGCGCTGAATGGCGGGCTTGGGCAGCTTCAAACCCAGCTTCAAGGGGTGGCCTCAGCGCTGGCCGGTCTGGATGCATCTTTTACCGGCCTTGAGAATGCACATCCTGATCTTCTGCAGGATGTGAACTACCAGACGATTAAGGGCACCGTAACACAGAGCGGAACGGGGGCGGCAAAGCTGGCTGGCGGACTGGGCCAGATTTCCGGGCAGCTGAAAGGTGCCGCAGCGGGCCTTAACGAAGCCAATGCCGGTTATGCCAAAGCGGCAGCGGGCCAGACAGCATTGGCGCAGGGCCTCGACAAGCTGGTGGCCGGCATCGGGCAGCTGCAGTCGGGATTGAATCAGGCGGCAGCCGGACAAGGACAGATTGTAGATAAGATACCTTCGATTTCCAGCGGTCTGAATCAGCTACAGGGAGGGCAGCAGCAGCTGGCAGACGGTTTCGGACAGCTTACCGGACAAATCGGCAAGTTGACGGATGGTCTTAGCGACAGTGCCGACGGCTTGAAGCAGATCACAGGCGGGCTAAATTCTGCACAGGATTACCTCAAACAGATTCAGGATGCCAAGGATGATGAGCTGAGCGGGTTCCTGGTGCCGGAGGAGGCGCTGAAAGAGGGCGGCATTCAGCAGGTATTTGATAATTATCTGTCCTCTGACCGCAAAGTGATGACTCTGGATGTGGTATACGCTGCCAATCCATACAGCGCTAAGGCAATCGACAGCATGGGGGATATCCAGGCAGCGGTAGACCGTGCCGTGAAAGGCACGAAGCTGGAGAATGCAGAAACAGCCATTAGCGGAGTGAGCAGCACCTACAGCGACCTGCAGAAAATATCCAATGAGGATTATACGCGGACAGTAGTACTGATGCTGGGCGGTATCTTCATCATCCTGGTCGTGCTGCTGCGCTCGATTATTATGCCGTTGTATCTGATTGTTTCGCTGCTGATCACTTATTTTACAGCACTGGGAGTCACCGAGGCCATCTTCGTGCATGTGCTGGATTATTCAGGAATCACCTGGACGACGCCATTCTTCAGCTTTGTGATGCTGATTGCACTCGGGGTCGACTACAGCATTTTCCTCATGGACCGATTCAATGAGAACAAAACCTGGGATGTGCGTGAAGCGATCCTGCACGCCATGCGGAACATGGGGACGGTAATTCTGTCAGCTGTAGTCATTCTGGGCGGAACATTCGCCTCGATGTATCCGTCCGGGGTACTGTCGATGATGCAGATCGCTACGGTCGTACTATCAGGTCTGGCGCTGTACGCGCTGGTGTTCCTGCCGTTCTTCGTGCCGGTAATGGTGCGGATGTTCGGCCGGGCGAACTGGTGGCCGTTCAGCGGTTCAGCCTCTGCTGACACACCGAAAACACTGGATATGTAATCTGCGCCGAAAAGGCATAGCGTTAAGCAAGCTCCGCGCCGGGAGCTTGCTTTTCGTGTTTTCCCCGGGGAGTTCTTGAGGGGGTAACTGTGCTAACCTGAATGTAACCTTATTAAGGGTCTGTGCATCTAATTAGCAGTCATGACGGAAGAGGAACACTGCAGAATTCTGCTGGACAGGAGGCTGGCCTTTGGATAACAGGCTTGAGAAGCGGGTAAGACGCGCGCAGAAAGGGGACAATGAAGCGTTTATTGAGCTTATTCAGGAGATGGAACTACAGATGTATCAGATGGCGAAATCCATTGTGAGGAAAGATGAGGACTGCGCGGATGCGATGCAGGAATCCACATTGAAGGCTTTTAAAGCGATTTCCACCTTGAAGCAGCCTGAGTTTTTCAGAACATGGCTCTTTCGCATTCTGATTAATGAGTGCAATATGATTTTGCGCAGACGGGTTCAGACCGTGACGATCGCCGAAACACCTGTCACGCCGGATGAACGGCTATCTATGGCGGAGCGGATGGATCTTCGCACAGCTGTACATCAGCTGGAGGAAATTCCGCGCACCCTTGTGATTTTGCATTATTATCAGGGCTTTCCGCTGCAGCACATCGCAGATTTGCTGGAAATGTCCGAAGGCGCTGTGAAAACAAGGCTGCACCGGGCAAGAAAAACATTGTATGAATGGCTGGCGGACCCCGTAGAAAGGGAGATGAACGGATGAATCCGAAGCAATTGGATCAAGAACTGGATGGCTTAAGGGGGGATAAGGCTGAAGAGGTGCCGGAACTTGTCAGATCACGTATGAATAGCGTCTACCAGGAGTTAAAGGGAAGCGGGGAAAAGGTTACACCCGGCAGAAGACGGAGAAGCTGGTGGCAGCGGCTGCTGATTACAGCGGCTTGTGCGGCGGTTGCAGTGTTGCTAACGATCGGCCTGGGCTTTATCTCTCCAGCTATGGCCGAAACGCTGAAACAGCTGCCGTTTATGAAAAGCGTGTTCCAACTGGCTGGAGATTCAGGCTTGAAGCAAGCGAGTATTACAGGTGTTACTTCGGGTGTACAGCAAAGCGTGACACATGGAGATTTGACGCTTAGCATCTCTGAGCTGATGTATGACGGCAGCCGCTTGTCTCTGGTATTGACCAAAAAAGAATCGGACGGCGGGAATCCATCGTTTTACGAGTGGTGGAACACCCGGGATATGCAATTAGGGCCGGCGAACAATATTGATTTTTACATCAACGGAGAATTGGCAAATACTGCCTGGGGGATGGCCCCCGGGGGTACAGCATCACCAGAATCCGTAATCGTCACGGCATTGGAATCACCAAATCTCCATGTACCCGAAGCGTTTAACTTCAAAATGGTCGTATTCATTCCTGATATTGGGCAAACGTTCAGCTTTGAACTCCCGGTGAAAAAGAAAACGCTCGAAAGTATTGTACTCAGACCTGAGGCAGCCAAAACCTTTGATCATATCAATCTGCACATTAAGCGGCTGGAGATCAGCCAGACGACGATCCGGCTGATCACCGAGGTTAAGGGGGCGCCTGGCCAAGATATTAAAGCGCTTCAGGAGGCGATTCCGGATAAATATAAGATTTACGGAAGCCTGAATCTGTTATTTGACTTGCAGAATGATCAGGGGCAGACGGCAACCATGATTGGCGGTAACGGCAACGGACAAGGAAATGCCTTATCCAGCAGCAGCAGCTATGAGCCTTTTGCTGCTATGCCAAAATCAGTGGTAATTAAACCTTATATTTGGACGCAGGACAGCAGTAAGTTATATATTCCTGAGCTGGAAATGACTATACCCGTACAATAACCTAAAAACCTCCGGTGCACTTACCCGTGCTGGCCGGAGGTTCTTTTGGTTTATAGAGTATGTAGCAGAAGGTCTATCGCATCTTAGCGAAGTAGCTGCGCAGCGCCCAGCCGCGTTCCTGGCGCTTCTTATACTTGGGCAGTGAACGGTAAACGGCAGTCGATTCGTTAAAAGCCCGTTTGGCATCCTCTTTTCTCCCCAGCGCCTTGTACATGGAACCTGCGAGATAATACGCTTCACTGGAAGAGGATTGAATCTCCTGGAACTGGGTTACATATTGCAAGGCTTTGTTGTGGTCAATATTGCGGAATACTTCTGCGAGACGGAGGTAGGGTTGCCCGTATTGGGCCTTGCGGTTGATCTCCAGCCCCTGCAGCATCTGTGCCTCGCCTTCAGGCAGATGCCCCAGCTTCAGATTCGCATAACCCAGCTCCACCCAGTATTCGGCAGACTGCTCATAGCGGTCGGCGATTTGTTCCAGCAGCTCTTTGGATTCACTGTAACGCTTGCGCTCAATCAGCAGTCTGGCCAGATCGAATTTGGCCGATACATCATTTGGATTCAGTGAAATCGTGGTCCGCAGCTTGGAA
This genomic interval carries:
- the rpiA gene encoding ribose-5-phosphate isomerase RpiA, with translation MSINVKQLAAEKAVEYVVDGMKVGLGTGSTAYWAIRKLGERVQEGLKITAVATSVASEEQARELGIPLVSFGDIDGLDLTIDGADELNHDLELIKGGGGALLREKIVARGSKRMIVVADESKAVGMLGQFPLPVEIVPFAWEWTVADLAKLGCTVELRRSGDGLYKTDNGNYIADCRFGTIASASELAASLQNITGVVEHGLFIGIAALAIIGKQDGSIEIIEREHGE
- a CDS encoding VanZ family protein; protein product: MNTASNRQKQGNPRPRSGKRHTPAQPGRLGRAMLLILLIAYSAALVYWMFIGFGRSVHTDGPFRYNLEPLRTIKLYFDLDNGVSFPRRLINLLGNVIVFVPFGVLLPLLRKSLRSVLALLFVSALGILLLETMQMLLRVGSFDIDDLLLNLAGVLCGYILLWSVFLKGKR
- a CDS encoding GNAT family N-acetyltransferase: MLVDLKQRTDTDEVKELLAYAVIDEPDALWRTSVEYGSKAALQLFGWEEEGLLIGLVGFEETEDGSLEIRHIAVLPENRGKGYARGIILELLAARNPRYLLAETEDEIAADFYRNLGFMVYSLGESPAGIEMFRCVYEVEEDEDED
- a CDS encoding MarR family winged helix-turn-helix transcriptional regulator, which gives rise to MKGEPQHWIDRYIDAYMGVTRQINAQIKDNMAECLTNDQFLIMRLINSQEPCTSTFLAEAVAVGKSSITAIINRLAEAGFIERTRDENDRRQVYLSLTEKGKSTYHAAEKQVQEVISPYFSHFEEQDIEKFITMFEKLALLMQETGGRNN
- a CDS encoding MMPL family transporter; translation: MKTVLKARWAIIAVWLAAAVVLFMTAPGMSDLVREKGQISVPDGYTSTRAAEIMKEVADAKGGETLHQVALVFNKPDGLAAEDTESIKQGVEKLAAEKEALKIDSITDPFSQAELKDTLIAKDGKTIMVALMVNGGEEAVKQLPDQVDKLLSGVSADHYLTSEGLITEDTIVSSEAGLKKSEYITVIFILLILFVVFRSFVAPFVPLLTVGLSYIVSQSIVAFLVDRFDFPLSTFTQIFMVAVMFGIGTDYCILLISRFKEELATAEDTRSAIISTYRKAGGTVFYSGLAVFVGFLAIGLSKFMLYRSAVAVAVGIAVMLLALVTVVPFFMAVLGKKLFWPSSSKLEHSESGIWGAAGSFSLKRPWAALLIVAVVVVPFLLTYSGKLSFNSMDEIGPGYASVKGFNIISDSFGPGESMPGKIVIKNDDRMDTSEYMGLAEKISRELEKVDGVKAVRSMSRPTGEQINDFLIPTQVAALTDGLSQSNEGLTKIQSGLEEASKQLKGNEPKLNEAVSGSAKLTEGTAELKKGIDALGDGLSRIERGIKSGSSGAGEIKAGLAQAAASAKQLADANAALLAGYQKIGAGLTALNGGLGQLQTQLQGVASALAGLDASFTGLENAHPDLLQDVNYQTIKGTVTQSGTGAAKLAGGLGQISGQLKGAAAGLNEANAGYAKAAAGQTALAQGLDKLVAGIGQLQSGLNQAAAGQGQIVDKIPSISSGLNQLQGGQQQLADGFGQLTGQIGKLTDGLSDSADGLKQITGGLNSAQDYLKQIQDAKDDELSGFLVPEEALKEGGIQQVFDNYLSSDRKVMTLDVVYAANPYSAKAIDSMGDIQAAVDRAVKGTKLENAETAISGVSSTYSDLQKISNEDYTRTVVLMLGGIFIILVVLLRSIIMPLYLIVSLLITYFTALGVTEAIFVHVLDYSGITWTTPFFSFVMLIALGVDYSIFLMDRFNENKTWDVREAILHAMRNMGTVILSAVVILGGTFASMYPSGVLSMMQIATVVLSGLALYALVFLPFFVPVMVRMFGRANWWPFSGSASADTPKTLDM
- a CDS encoding sigma-70 family RNA polymerase sigma factor — encoded protein: MDNRLEKRVRRAQKGDNEAFIELIQEMELQMYQMAKSIVRKDEDCADAMQESTLKAFKAISTLKQPEFFRTWLFRILINECNMILRRRVQTVTIAETPVTPDERLSMAERMDLRTAVHQLEEIPRTLVILHYYQGFPLQHIADLLEMSEGAVKTRLHRARKTLYEWLADPVEREMNG
- a CDS encoding DUF4179 domain-containing protein, producing MNPKQLDQELDGLRGDKAEEVPELVRSRMNSVYQELKGSGEKVTPGRRRRSWWQRLLITAACAAVAVLLTIGLGFISPAMAETLKQLPFMKSVFQLAGDSGLKQASITGVTSGVQQSVTHGDLTLSISELMYDGSRLSLVLTKKESDGGNPSFYEWWNTRDMQLGPANNIDFYINGELANTAWGMAPGGTASPESVIVTALESPNLHVPEAFNFKMVVFIPDIGQTFSFELPVKKKTLESIVLRPEAAKTFDHINLHIKRLEISQTTIRLITEVKGAPGQDIKALQEAIPDKYKIYGSLNLLFDLQNDQGQTATMIGGNGNGQGNALSSSSSYEPFAAMPKSVVIKPYIWTQDSSKLYIPELEMTIPVQ
- a CDS encoding tetratricopeptide repeat protein, whose amino-acid sequence is MLKFFGFLLLYRLVGNPFLALIILLVILYFLDRRYVGILPSFTKPFRRSRQISKLRTTISLNPNDVSAKFDLARLLIERKRYSESKELLEQIADRYEQSAEYWVELGYANLKLGHLPEGEAQMLQGLEINRKAQYGQPYLRLAEVFRNIDHNKALQYVTQFQEIQSSSSEAYYLAGSMYKALGRKEDAKRAFNESTAVYRSLPKYKKRQERGWALRSYFAKMR